In Eriocheir sinensis breed Jianghai 21 chromosome 45, ASM2467909v1, whole genome shotgun sequence, the following proteins share a genomic window:
- the LOC126980721 gene encoding N-terminal Xaa-Pro-Lys N-methyltransferase 1-like, which produces MDAEVLSSMPEDPVMNTTDDETEDEDMAKAMLAQADPSFYSDAAAYWSKVPATVNGMLGGFAHIHGPDINASEHFLQSIFKMKDPPGHGRAADCGAGIGRITKHFLQKHFGKVDLVEQCQSFLDQAKESLKNSKKIGEYLCQGLQHFSPDVNTYDVIWTQWVLGHLTDTDLQDFFRKMACGLKPNGVIVVKENVTSSGTVELDEQDSSVTRPESVLLSIIDKAELKVVKNVKQPNLPKGLYEVRMLCLKPK; this is translated from the coding sequence ATGGATGCCGAGGTCCTCAGCTCCATGCCAGAGGACCCTGTAATGAACACTACAGATGATGAGACAGAGGATGAGGATATGGCGAAAGCAATGTTAGCTCAAGCAGacccttccttctattctgaTGCAGCAGCTTACTGGAGCAAAGTGCCAGCCACAGTGAATGGAATGCTTGGAGGGTTTGCCCACATCCATGGTCCTGATATTAATGCTTCAGAACATTTCCTGCAGAGCATCTTTAAGATGAAAGATCCTCCTGGCCATGGGCGTGCAGCAGACTGTGGGGCTGGCATTGGCAGGATAACTAAACACTTCTTACAAAAGCATTTTGGGAAGGTTGACCTAGTTGAACAGTGCCAAAGCTTCCTAGATCAAGCAAAAGAATCCCTAAAAAATTCCAAGAAGATTGGAGAGTACTTGTGCCAAGGTTTGCAGCATTTCTCTCCAGATGTTAACACATATGATGTTATTTGGACCCAGTGGGTATTAGGCCACCTAACAGATACAGATCTTCAAGACTTTTTTAGGAAAATGGCTTGTGGATTGAAGCCCAATGGTGTTATTGTTGTGAAGGAAAATGTTACATCTTCAGGAACAGTAGAATTAGATGAACAAGACTCATCTGTAACTAGACCTGAAAGTGTACTTCTGAGCATTATAGATAAGGCTGAATTAAAAGTTGTAAAAAATGTAAAGCAGCCAAATTTGCCCAAAGGTCTTTATGAGGTGAGAATGCTGTGCCTAAAGCCTAAATAA